A single genomic interval of Lewinellaceae bacterium harbors:
- a CDS encoding M20/M25/M40 family metallo-hydrolase — protein sequence MKVYTAEHSIRLLEKLITIPSYSKEEKEVADLLEQYLLDAGTIPERVGNNLILRGRSWGEERKTLLLNSHIDTVKPQGNWTHNPHEVVRQDDRLIGLGSNDAGGCLVSLIHAFLNVQNEDLGFNVILACTAEEEISGKGGIESVWKDLGVVDAGIVGEPTGMKMAVAEKGLLVIDAHAEGKSGHAARDEGVNALYLAVEDIELIRNWKFSRVSPWLGPVKMTVTMIQSGTQHNVVPAVCHYVVDIRVNDLYTFEEILDTLSKKLNARLSPRSLRLRPSHLPEGHPLFLAGKELGWPAYGSPTLSDQALISVPTLKLGPGESARSHTPDEYILYSELEAGLSGYQAFLHKLKSFWS from the coding sequence ATGAAGGTGTATACCGCTGAACATAGCATCCGTCTGCTCGAAAAGCTGATTACCATTCCATCATACAGTAAAGAGGAAAAAGAAGTAGCCGATTTGCTCGAACAATACCTCCTTGATGCAGGCACAATACCTGAAAGGGTTGGTAACAACCTGATCCTGCGCGGGAGATCCTGGGGAGAGGAGCGCAAAACATTATTGCTGAATTCACATATCGATACCGTCAAACCGCAGGGTAACTGGACGCATAACCCCCATGAAGTTGTGAGACAGGATGACCGCCTGATTGGACTGGGGAGCAACGATGCTGGCGGGTGCCTCGTCAGCCTCATACATGCCTTCTTAAATGTTCAGAACGAAGACTTGGGATTTAATGTAATCCTGGCTTGCACAGCAGAGGAGGAGATCAGTGGAAAAGGAGGAATCGAAAGTGTATGGAAGGACCTCGGAGTGGTAGATGCCGGCATTGTGGGAGAACCCACCGGTATGAAGATGGCAGTTGCAGAGAAAGGTTTGCTGGTCATTGATGCTCATGCGGAAGGAAAGTCCGGACATGCGGCCCGTGACGAGGGTGTCAATGCCCTTTATCTTGCAGTGGAAGATATCGAACTAATCCGGAACTGGAAGTTCTCCAGAGTCTCCCCCTGGCTGGGGCCGGTCAAAATGACGGTAACCATGATCCAGTCCGGGACACAGCATAATGTCGTTCCGGCCGTATGTCACTATGTGGTCGACATTCGCGTAAATGATCTCTACACTTTCGAGGAGATCCTGGACACGCTGTCGAAAAAATTAAATGCCAGGCTTTCACCCCGATCTTTAAGACTCAGACCTTCTCATCTGCCCGAAGGCCACCCGTTATTCCTAGCCGGTAAAGAATTGGGTTGGCCGGCCTACGGATCACCTACTCTCTCCGATCAGGCCCTCATCTCTGTCCCGACCTTAAAATTAGGTCCGGGAGAAAGTGCACGATCGCATACACCGGATGAATACATCTTATACTCCGAACTGGAAGCCGGCTTGTCGGGTTACCAGGCATTTCTACATAAACTCAAATCTTTCTGGTCATGA
- the argH gene encoding argininosuccinate lyase, with translation MKLWQKDTPLDARIEDFTVGDDPIFDLELAVYDVFVNLAHAQMLAQTGLLTQKEFADLKAGLVAIHKQISEGAFVIEPGIEDVHSQIEKLLTEQAGEAGKKIHTARSRNDQVLTDLKLFFREQLANTGEQIKTLFEQSIAEAERYADVFMPGYTHLQVAMPSSFGQWFGAYSENLIDDLQLIQQVFRIINQNPLGSAAGYGSSFPIDRELTTRLLGFDRLDINSIHAQLQRGKSELLCGMALASLAQTLNKWSYDICLYNGQNFGFFTLPVSMTTGSSIMPHKKNPDVFELIRAKTNKLVTIPQQILQLIQNLPAGYHRDFQLLKEIIFPAFHTMQKILDLMIYAVGSIEVKADLSEDARYLLAYSVDAVNQLVTQGISFREAYHQIGQQVRSGQFRKPENLRTTHLGSVDHPGFDKIREKMKVITTEVDMHKPAEILKQLLD, from the coding sequence ATGAAGCTCTGGCAAAAGGATACCCCTCTTGATGCAAGGATAGAAGATTTTACCGTCGGAGATGACCCGATATTTGATTTGGAACTGGCAGTGTACGACGTGTTCGTCAATCTCGCCCATGCACAGATGCTGGCTCAAACCGGCCTATTAACCCAGAAAGAATTTGCGGACCTGAAAGCGGGGTTGGTGGCTATCCATAAACAGATATCGGAAGGCGCCTTTGTAATCGAACCGGGGATCGAAGATGTCCATTCGCAGATAGAAAAACTACTGACAGAGCAGGCAGGTGAGGCCGGAAAAAAAATCCATACGGCACGATCACGCAATGACCAGGTTTTGACGGACCTGAAATTATTTTTCAGAGAGCAACTGGCAAATACCGGTGAGCAGATCAAGACCTTATTTGAGCAAAGCATCGCCGAGGCAGAGCGGTATGCGGATGTTTTTATGCCCGGTTACACCCACCTGCAGGTAGCAATGCCCAGCAGCTTTGGGCAATGGTTTGGGGCCTATTCAGAAAACCTGATCGACGACCTTCAATTGATTCAACAGGTATTCCGGATCATCAACCAAAACCCATTGGGCAGTGCAGCAGGCTATGGTTCATCCTTCCCGATCGACCGTGAATTGACCACCCGTCTGTTAGGATTTGACCGTCTTGACATCAACAGCATTCATGCCCAGCTACAACGGGGTAAAAGTGAATTACTCTGCGGGATGGCCCTGGCCAGCCTTGCACAAACCCTGAATAAATGGTCTTATGACATTTGCCTGTACAACGGCCAAAATTTCGGATTTTTCACGCTACCCGTCTCGATGACGACCGGCTCGAGCATTATGCCGCACAAGAAAAACCCCGACGTATTCGAATTGATCCGGGCCAAGACCAATAAACTTGTGACCATACCCCAGCAGATCCTTCAATTGATCCAAAACCTGCCTGCCGGTTACCACCGGGATTTTCAGCTACTCAAGGAGATCATTTTTCCAGCCTTTCACACCATGCAGAAGATCCTGGATCTGATGATTTATGCGGTTGGTTCCATTGAAGTTAAAGCGGATCTCTCAGAGGATGCACGTTACCTGCTCGCATACAGTGTCGATGCAGTTAATCAGCTGGTAACTCAGGGCATATCCTTCCGGGAAGCCTATCACCAGATCGGGCAGCAGGTACGCAGCGGGCAGTTTCGCAAACCGGAAAATCTGAGAACCACGCATTTGGGAAGCGTTGACCATCCTGGATTCGATAAAATCAGGGAAAAGATGAAGGTTATTACTACCGAAGTGGATATGCATAAGCCGGCTGAAATCCTTAAACAATTATTGGATTGA
- the argB gene encoding acetylglutamate kinase, producing MKDNPALHVVKIGGALIDDQEKLEQLLKGFSSLPGNKILIHGGGKQASELSRKLGLEPKMIDGRRVTDEATLDIAVMVYAGLLNKRISAWLNGHKIRSIGLSGADLNLIVSKKRAPEPIDFGFVGDIDQIQTDRVIQIIQLGWVPVFCAITYDGKDQLLNTNADSIATQLGLALLNDYSIHLQYISDTPGVLKNVEDPSSTLPFLEHASYLKYKKEGIVQGGMIPKLDNAFLAIEKGIRSIWISNTIRTPDQQAKGTLIR from the coding sequence ATGAAAGATAACCCAGCACTTCATGTTGTTAAGATAGGTGGAGCATTAATTGATGACCAGGAAAAATTGGAGCAACTCCTCAAAGGATTCAGCTCTCTGCCCGGAAATAAGATCCTTATTCATGGCGGAGGTAAACAAGCCTCTGAACTCAGTAGGAAATTAGGCCTGGAACCCAAAATGATCGATGGTCGAAGGGTGACAGATGAAGCAACTCTGGATATTGCCGTGATGGTTTATGCCGGCTTGCTTAATAAGCGGATATCTGCCTGGCTCAACGGTCATAAAATTCGTTCAATCGGACTCTCCGGAGCCGATTTGAATCTGATCGTATCCAAAAAAAGAGCTCCCGAACCCATCGATTTTGGATTTGTAGGTGACATCGACCAGATCCAGACCGACCGCGTTATTCAGATCATCCAGCTTGGTTGGGTTCCCGTCTTTTGTGCCATTACTTACGATGGAAAAGATCAACTGCTGAATACCAATGCGGACAGCATAGCTACTCAACTTGGATTAGCCCTTCTCAATGATTACAGCATCCACTTACAATACATTTCCGATACACCAGGAGTTCTCAAAAATGTTGAAGACCCTTCGTCAACATTACCTTTCCTGGAACATGCATCTTACCTGAAATACAAAAAAGAAGGAATAGTTCAGGGAGGAATGATCCCCAAACTTGACAACGCGTTCCTTGCCATCGAAAAAGGGATCCGCTCCATCTGGATCTCCAACACCATTCGCACTCCCGACCAGCAAGCCAAAGGCACACTGATACGATAG